From Klebsiella electrica, the proteins below share one genomic window:
- a CDS encoding NUDIX hydrolase: MSRERYNLSIAVFVLVLRGNEICMLRRANTGWMDGCYSLPAGGLEYGETLSCAAARELAEETGMQASPFEMTLAHTMHVWTENRSWVGHYFICRNWDGIAFLAEPEKHAQLSWEDIALLPEDTIPYVRQAIKAISKGQTYSEYGWEKTS; encoded by the coding sequence ATAACCTTTCTATCGCAGTTTTCGTTTTAGTTCTCAGGGGAAATGAAATCTGCATGCTGCGACGAGCTAATACCGGTTGGATGGACGGGTGCTATAGCTTGCCTGCCGGTGGGCTTGAATATGGTGAAACACTTTCCTGTGCTGCTGCAAGAGAGTTGGCAGAAGAAACAGGTATGCAGGCATCCCCCTTTGAAATGACCCTTGCCCACACAATGCATGTCTGGACCGAAAACCGTTCATGGGTAGGGCATTATTTTATTTGTCGAAATTGGGATGGTATCGCATTTCTCGCCGAGCCAGAAAAACACGCGCAACTTAGCTGGGAAGATATCGCATTATTGCCAGAGGATACCATCCCTTATGTCCGACAGGCGATAAAGGCTATCAGCAAGGGCCAAACATATTCAGAGTATGGCTGGGAAAAAACGAGTTAA